In Crassostrea angulata isolate pt1a10 chromosome 6, ASM2561291v2, whole genome shotgun sequence, a genomic segment contains:
- the LOC128190742 gene encoding collagen alpha-5(VI) chain-like has protein sequence MLVLVICGSFILSVTCHGGHQHSLYLPEISENKAKSFLYNRHIRSLEINASPKPEYCTYLHPGYESWCEQHIPYCQEQQEFTREHRCATLSTPCSPGQHCVLTTPCPAHFRHNCVDINECDSNPCQNGGTCHNGNNQYTCTCLPGWTGTNCEIDIDECASTPCMYGNDCIEDRINSYICVCSERFEGVHCERDCRPGPADVMFLIDTSFSQKEAINQSVDFMTEFVKQIPIGPNDFQVSLVSFSLRPKTIFNFTTFQSNSSLLNALSLIESESGPTKTSDALQYASQKILNPANGARLLSNISHYVILVTNGLSTDRNQAIHTAQILRNTNPHFKIYAVGIGEDIAHEELVQLPTDTSLSFSPDNNDLLLAMLKDAADYGCTDCNSTSLTDVIILFDTSEDSSPLKGSSLHSLKFVDKLVDSFDMAHTDIKVAMLTFSSYSQIKFNFSHISDQDMKAKIFTTTVDNRQGNTSIRVGLLKMEELFTSPSSGGRPEARKICYLFTNGKWPTSENSELKHKIEELNTAGISVNLMVTVDDTDSYSDTDMSLTNAKEIAFNPYRVYMVEENNEYVIIQAAARETRYVKCPSDIFESKH, from the exons ATGTTGGTTTTGGTTATATGTGGAAGCTTCATTCTTTCAG TAACGTGCCATGGAGGACATCAACATTCACTGTATCTTCCGGAAATATCCGAGAACAAGGCAAAATCCTTCTTATATAATAGACACATAAGGAGTTTGGAAATAAACGCGTCTCCCAAGCCTGAGTATTGCACGTACCTGCATCCCGGCTACGAGTCTTGGTGTGAACAGCACATTCCATATTGCCAG GAACAGCAGGAGTTTACTAGGGAACACAGATGTGCTACTTTATCCACACCGTGCTCCCCCGGCCAGCACTGTGTGTTGACCACCCCGTGCCCCGCCCATTTTAGGCATAATTGTGTTG ACATAAATGAATGTGACAGCAACCCCTGTCAAAATGGAGGCACTTGCCACAATGGAAACAATCAGTACACCTGTACCTGTTTACCTGGTTGGACGGGAACCAATTGTGAAATAG ATATCGATGAATGTGCTAGCACCCCTTGTATGTACGGAAATGACTGTATCGAGGACAGAATCAATAGCTACATCTGTGTGTGCAGTGAGAGATTTGAAGGGGTCCACTGTGAAAGAG ATTGTAGACCTGGTCCTGCTGACGTTATGTTCTTGATTGATACGTCATTCAGTCAAAAGGAAGCTATCAACCAATCAGTTGACTTTATGACGGAATTTGTTAAACAAATTCCAATTGGACCGAATGACTTCCAAGTTTCTCTAGTTTCATTTTCCCTACGCCCCAAAACgatttttaatttcacgacCTTTCAAAGTAACTCAAGTCTTCTAAACGCTCTGAGTTTGATAGAATCTGAAAGTGGTCCGACCAAAACTTCAGATGCTCTTCAATATGCGTCACAG AAAATACTGAACCCAGCAAATGGCGCACGTCTGCTTTCAAACATCAGTCATTAcgtcatacttgtgacaaaCGGACTGTCCACAGATCGTAATCAAGCAATCCACACTGCCCAGATTCTCAGAAACACAAATCCTCATTTCAAAATCTACGCTGTGGGTATCGGCGAGGACATTGCACACGAGGAACTAGTACAACTCCCTACAGATACATCTCTATCGTTCTCTCCAGACAACAACGATTTGCTGTTGGCCATGTTAAAGGATGCAGCTGACTATGGATGTACAG ATTGCAACAGTACTTCTTTGACTGATGTCATTATTTTGTTCGACACATCGGAGGACTCAAGTCCACTGAAAGGAAGCTCTCTCCATTCTCTAAAATTTGTCGATAAGCTTGTCGATTCTTTTGATATGGCACACACAGATATCAAAGTAGCCATGCTTACGTTTAGCAGTTATTCGcaaattaagtttaatttttctcaTATCTCAGACCAAGATATGAAAGCCAAAATATTTACCACTACCGTCGATAATAGACAAGGAAACACTTCAATACGTGTAGGTTTATTGAAAATGGAAGAACTTTTTACGTCACCATCATCCGGAGGTAGACCGGAAGCTAGAAAAATctgttatttatttacaaatgggAAATGGCCGACATCTGAGAATTCTGAACTGAAACACAAGATCGAGGAGTTGAATACTGCTGGGATTAGTGTTAACTTAATGGTGACTGTTGATGACACTGATTCCTATTCAGATACTGATATGTCACTGACCAATGCGAAGGAAATAGCATTCAATCCCTACAGGGTGTATATGGTAGAGGAAAACAATGAATATGTCATAATACAAGCTGCTGCCAGAGAAACAAGATATGTAAAATGTCCTTCAGATATATTTGAATCAAAACATTAA